The genomic stretch aataaaaataaaaaatgtaatgcaAAAACTGTCTCCAAACATATTACTGCTAGCGTGCTGGGTACTGGACCCAAGGTCTctcacacactaggcaagcagtCTGCTACTGAGCTGCATGGGGCATCCCTCCCATGCAGACCTCAGCCGACCTACAGCTCAAAGCTGAAATGCAACCAGAGGTGCCCAGCGTTTGTACAAAACTGGACCAACCATTATGTGTGGCCACCTGGGCAGGGTATGACCTCGGGCCAGGTGGCTTTCTGCAGCTGAGGCCACCTGTTGGCCACACTCCAGCGGCTGCTGTCAAGTGTTTTCTCAAACAGGAGTCTAGACACCTAGCATGGTGCTgaataactttaatcccagaccctgggaggcagaggcgggtggatcactgtgaattcaaggccagtctggtctgcataaAGAGTTCTAATACAGAAttttaaacacaaacataatttttGTCTCATtgcaatctctttctctcttttatcttggtttgtttgttgtgtgttagTTTTGACCTCTGTTGATATTTTGTCTTACTGTCTAGTTGGAAGAAGGGCTGAGCTGCATTCAGAAGTTGAAGGAGATGTGATCCTTTTCCTCATCCAGGTTTCAGGGCACGAAAGGACTTTCACATCCACTTTCCCTATCCTGCCGCATTCGGAGGTACTGGACATCTGTGAAAATAGCTCCAGGCTAGGCtgcacctccacccccacccagttCTCTATCCTGTAACTCAGGCCACCCCTTCCAGGCTGCTTCCCGCGGAGCTCCAGGCCATTAGCTGAGGCGGTGACCTTGACCCTAGCTAGACCCTGCAAATGAAGGGCCTGCCTCCAAACAGTGTGGATAGATTTGACCCGCAGTGACCTGCTGTGACTGGTCATGTTGTCCCCCTCTTAAGACAGTGCTCCACCAAGGCAGTGCCCAGACATAAAAAGGTCGGACTGGGCTGGAGCAGCCATCACCTTGGTGGGTCGCGGACTCCGAGCACCAGCAGCGCCATGGCCTGCCCCAGTCTCGCTTGCTGCCTCCTTGGCCTCCTGGCTCTGACCTCCGCCTGCTACATCCAGAACTGTCCCCTGGGCGGCAAGAGGGCTGCGCTGGACTTGGACATGCGCAAGGTGAGTCTCCCCCATCCCGTCCGGtcccagcagggaagactcccaCCCGCAGAGAGCATCCCGGCACCCTTGCCAGCCCTACCCTAGCCTCGCGTGGGAAGCCAGGGCGTTGGGCCTGGTTAGGCTCCCGCTTGACGCCGCGGAGCGGAGACAACGCCCGAGCACCCACTGTCCCTCGCCCCGGTACGGGACCGTGCTCCCCGCCCACCGTGTCCCTGCCCGCAGTGCCTCCCCTGCGGCCCCGGCGGCAAAGGGCGCTGCTTCGGGCCCAACATCTGCTGCGCCGACGAGCTGGGCTGCTACGTGGGCACCGCCGAGGCGCTGCGCTGCCAGGAGGAGAACTACCTGCCCTCGCCCTGCCAGTCGGGCCAGAAGGCGTGCGGGAGCGGGGGCCGCTGCGCCGCCGCGGGCGTCTGCTGCAGCCCGGGTGAGCAGGAGGGGCCGGCAGCGCAGCCCGGCGGGGGACCTTCGGGTTTGCTGCTCCAGCCACTGACCCATTTTTCTTGCAGATGGCTGCCGCACGGACCCCGCCTGCGACCCTGAGTCTGTCTTCTCCGAGCACTGAGCCCTCTTGGGGATACCTTTAGAGCTCACCCTTCACTCCCCAAAGCCACTGCCAGAAAGAAATAGCAAATAAAGCAGATTTCCTCTTCAAACTTGACTGGTGTCTAATTGTCAGAAACGGGAGGGAGGAACGGCTTCGGGATCACGGGCCCTGGCAATTCAGAGCAAGGACAGCCCAGCAGGCTGCTCGGGGGACAGGGTGCTCTATGGGCTGCCACCACCCACCCTGTATGTTAGCTACATTTCCCATTCCCTACTGGAGTGGGCCTGTGGCAGACAGACTTAGAGCAGCATTTGAAAGTCCAAACAGCCATGGTGGACATCTGTGGAAAAGACAAGGCCTGACTAGGGACTGAGTGAAGGGCAGTCAGACAGGCAGGGGAACTCATCCAGTCGCTTCCTGATCTGAGAGGAGACTTTAGCCACACCCTCAGGTTGAGGGAGCAAGCCTGGCCTGGAAAGAAGGGTCTTGGCGGAGCATGGTAGTTACAGAGTTATAAGATTTCTATACAGAGGCCTCAAGGAGGCCACAGCTGGAAAGATCAAGAACCAGCTGTCCTCTGCTGTCCTCAGTGCGaggcctgtttctgcctctgcaggACAGCATTCTCTGGGGCAGCATGGAATCTAAGAGCCCGTGGGCACAAAAGGACCACAAAACATAGAGCCCACAGGCAAACAGCAAAACCCACGCTCTATACTGCTCATCCAATGCTGGATCAAATCCACTCCCCGTGCCTCAAAACATGCCTCGCTTAGCTGCGGGTGTTCTCAACAATGATGGCAGAAGGCGCATGCCCCAACCCCACTCCCACACAGGGGCACCTGATTCTTTGTTAGAATAAAAAGTGAAGGCATGGGTGGAGCTCAGTGGAGGAGGGTAAGGCCCTGGGCTCCGGGCCATCACAACACgtaaataaacatacaaacaagcaCTCTCTGTGGGTCTCACGCCCAGCAAAAGAACACAATGACCCCCATCACCACATGTGGAACTCACAGACAGGGTGAAGGCCAAAAAGATATATGAAAGAGACTTCAAGATTGAtttgttgtttcttgttttgttttgttgttgtttttttttttttcatttttctggggCTGAGTTTTGAAGATTTTCTACCTTAAGACTTTTATTCTGTTAAATTGCCATTTCTGCGTATGTGTCTCTGTGagaatatgtgcacatgagcgCAATACCCATGGAGACCCGAAGAGGGCGTCACTACCACTAAACCTGGAGTCGCAGGTGATTTTGAGTCAtcctgtgtgggtactgggaccagaactgaggtcctctgcaagaacaacgtgctttttaactcctgagccatctctccagcctaaatttttcttaattatagttCATTATTTCGTTATTGTGTggatgtgggtgggggggggggtgcacacatgccacagcatgcggAAGTCAGAGCTCTGGGCATCGGCTCATATAAGCCCCTTTGATTTTGGAGGCTGAAGAGGGAGGTAAGTGTTCACTGTGAATTCTAGAAGTGCCTTTCTGTGGCTCTGTAGCTGGGTAAGGTCCTCcctgaaagggagagagaatagaAGGTCCAGTGGGCAAAAGCAATTCCTCCTCTTGAGGAATAGGAGAATGATTCTAGAAGCAGGTCGGGGAAAGAGGGCTTACAATTCTCCACCTGGGCACAGGAGCAGAGTGAGGGGTCTCAACCTCATCCTGAAGCGGCTCGTACATCAGCCGGAGGAATCAAATCAAGTGCAGCCAAGTCTCCAGCTACTCCCGCCTCCTCCTCTTGCTTTTCGGTCTGGTCTTTTCCTTGGCCCTATCCTCGTGGAGTTCAGGCCCTGAGAGGGCCACATGGGAAGAAGGCTGGGGTAGAAGTCCACCTAGCCGCTGTACCCTGGTTAAACCAAGGCATGCAGATAGACTTAAAGATGCtg from Onychomys torridus unplaced genomic scaffold, mOncTor1.1, whole genome shotgun sequence encodes the following:
- the Oxt gene encoding oxytocin-neurophysin 1; translation: MACPSLACCLLGLLALTSACYIQNCPLGGKRAALDLDMRKCLPCGPGGKGRCFGPNICCADELGCYVGTAEALRCQEENYLPSPCQSGQKACGSGGRCAAAGVCCSPDGCRTDPACDPESVFSEH